One stretch of Glycine soja cultivar W05 chromosome 7, ASM419377v2, whole genome shotgun sequence DNA includes these proteins:
- the LOC114417808 gene encoding 18.1 kDa class I heat shock protein-like — MSLLSSGGFFGRRRNEPPPHQPTWDPYQAQEHHPPPFMSPVLDTFHIEWKETPEAHVYKAHLPSYKRNDVRLEVDEDRVLCIVCDKSVEKEEQREGWHRVELSNGQFVQRLTLPENSMVDLVKAYMDNGVLTINVPKKHHRGVNNRVRNINISSRP; from the coding sequence atgtccctTCTTTCCTCCGGTGGCTTCTTTGGGCGCAGAAGAAACGAGCCACCACCCCATCAACCAACATGGGACCCCTACCAAGCCCAAGAGCACCACCCACCCCCCTTCATGTCGCCAGTCCTCGACACCTTCCACATAGAGTGGAAGGAGACCCCGGAGGCGCACGTCTACAAGGCGCACCTCCCGAGTTACAAGCGCAACGACGTGCGCCTCGAGGTCGACGAGGACCGTGTGCTCTGCATCGTCTGCGACAAGAGCGTCGAGAAGGAGGAGCAGCGTGAAGGCTGGCACCGCGTCGAGCTCTCTAACGGACAGTTCGTTCAGCGCCTCACTTTGCCTGAGAACTCCATGGTGGACCTTGTTAAGGCCTATATGGATAACGGGGTGCTCACTATCAACGTTCCGAAGAAACACCACAGAGGGGTCAATAACCGTGTTAGAAACATTAACATCTCTTCTCGTCCCTGA